A single Sciurus carolinensis chromosome 15, mSciCar1.2, whole genome shotgun sequence DNA region contains:
- the Cxxc1 gene encoding CXXC-type zinc finger protein 1 isoform X2 gives MEGDGSDPEPPDAGEDSKSENGENAPIYCICRKPDINCFMIGCDNCNEWFHGDCIRITEKMAKAIREWYCRECREKDPKLEIRYRHKKSRERDGNERDGSEPRDEGGGRKRPVPDPDLQRRAGSGTGVGTMLARGSASPHKSSPQPLVATPSQHHQQQQQIKRSARMCGECEACRRTEDCGHCDFCRDMKKFGGPNKIRQKCRLRQCQLRARESYKYFPSSLSPVTPSESLPRPRRPPPTQQQPQPSQKLGRIREDEGAVASSAVKEPPEATATPEPLSDEDLPLDPDLYQDFCAGAFDDHGLPWMSDTEESPFLDPALRKRAVKVKHVKRREKKSEKKKEERYKRHRQKQKHKDKWKHPERADAKDPASLPQCLGPGCVRAAQPGSKYCSDDCGMKLAANRIYEILPQRIQQWQQSPCIAEEHGKKLLERIRREQQSARTRLQEMERRFHELEAIILRAKQQAVREDEESNENDSDDTDLQIFCVSCGHPINPRVALRHMERCYAKYESQTSFGSMYPTRIEGATRLFCDVYNPQSKTYCKRLQVLCPEHSRDPKVPADEVCGCPLVRDVFELTGDFCRLPKRQCNRHYCWEKLRRAEVDLERVRVWYKLDELFEQERNVRTAMTNRAGLLALMLHQTIQHDPLTTDLRSSADR, from the exons ATG GAGGGAGATGGTTCAGACCCAGAGCCTCCAGATGCAGGAGAGGACAGCAAGTCGGAGAATGGGGAAAACGCGCCCATCTACTGCATCTGCCGCAAACCGGACATCAACTGCTTCATGAT CGGGTGTGACAACTGCAATGAGTGGTTCCATGGGGACTGCATCCGGATCACTGAGAAGATGGCCAAGGCCATCCGGGAGTGGTACTGTCGGGAATGCCGAG AGAAGGACCCTAAGCTGGAGATTCGCTATCGGCACAAAAAGTCTCGAGAGCGTGATGGCAATGAGCGTGACGGCAGTGAGCCCCGGGATGAGGGTGGAGGGCGCAAGAGGCCTGTCCCAGATCCAGACCTGCAGCGCCGGGCAGGGTCAGGGACAGGGGTTGGGACCATGCTTGCTCGGGGCTCTGCTTCGCCCCATAAATCTTCTCCACAGCCCTTGGTGGCCACACCCAGCCAG catcaccagcagcagcagcagatcaAAAGGTCAGCGCGAATGTGCGGCGAGTGTGAAGCATGCCGGCGCACTGAGGACTGTGGCCACTGTGACTTCTGCCGAGACATGAAGAAGTTTGGGGGACCCAACAAGATCCGGCAGAAGTGCCGGCTGCGCCAGTGCCAGCTGCGGGCCCGG GAATCGTACAAGTACTTCCCTTCCTCG CTCTCGCCGGTGACGCCTTCAGAATCCCTGCCAAGGCCCCGCCGGCCACCACCCACTCAACAGCAGCCACAGCCATCACAGAAGCTGGGGCGCATCCGTGAAGATGAGGGGGCAGTGGCATCATCAGCAGTTAAGGAGCCACCTGAGGCTACAGCCACACCTGAGCCACTCTCTGACGAGGACCTACCACTGGACCCTGACCTGTACCAGGACTTCTGTGCAGGGGCCTTTGATGACCATGGCCTA CCCTGGATGAGTGACACAGAAGAGTCCCCATTCCTGGACCCTGCCCTACGGAAAAGAGCGGTGAAAGTGAAGCATGTGAAGCGTCGGGAGAAGAAGTCTGAGAAGAAG AAAGAGGAGCGATACAAGCGTCATCGGCAAAAGCagaaacacaaagacaaatgGAAACACCCAGAGAGGGCTGATGCTAAGGACCCTGCATCATTACCGCAGTGCCTGGGGCCTGGCTGTGTGCGTGCTGCCCAACCCGGCTCCAAGTATTGCTCAGATGACTGTGGCATGAAGCTGGCTGCCAA TCGCATCTATGAGATCCTTCCCCAGCGCATCCAGCAGTGGCAGCAGAGCCCCTGCATTGCTGAGGAACATGGCAAAAAGCTGCTTGAACGTATTCGCCGTGAGCAGCAGAGTGCCCGCACCCGTCTTCAGGAAATGGAGCGCAGATTCCATGAGCTTGAGGCCATCATTCTGCGTGCCAAACAGCAGGCTGTGCGTGAGGATGAGGAG AGCAATGAGAACGACAGTGATGACACAGACCTGCAGATCTTCTGTGTCTCCTGTGGGCACCCCATCAACCCACGTGTTGCCTTGCGCCACATGGAGCGCTGCTATGCCAAG TATGAGAGCCAGACGTCCTTTGGGTCCATGTACCCCACACGCATTGAAGG GGCCACAAGACTCTTCTGTGATGTCTACAATCCTCAGAGCAAAACATACTGTAAGCGGCTCCAGGTGCTATGTCCTGAGCACTCTCGGGATCCCAAA GTGCCAGCTGACGAGGTATGCGGGTGCCCCCTTGTACGTGATGTCTTTGAGCTCACAGGTGATTTCTGCCGCCTGCCCAAGCGTCAGTGCAATCGCCATTACTGCTGGGAGAAGCTGCGGCGTGCTGAAGTGGACTTGGAGCGTGTTCGGGTG TGGTACAAGCTGGATGAGTTGTTCGAACAGGAGCGCAATGTACGCACAGCCATGACAAACCGGGCAGGGTTACTGGCCCTGATGCTGCACCAAACCATTCAGCATGACCCACTCACTACCGACCTGCGCTCCAGTGCCGACCGCTGA
- the Cxxc1 gene encoding CXXC-type zinc finger protein 1 isoform X3 — MEGDGSDPEPPDAGEDSKSENGENAPIYCICRKPDINCFMIGCDNCNEWFHGDCIRITEKMAKAIREWYCRECREKDPKLEIRYRHKKSRERDGNERDGSEPRDEGGGRKRPVPDPDLQRRAGSGTGVGTMLARGSASPHKSSPQPLVATPSQHHQQQQQIKRSARMCGECEACRRTEDCGHCDFCRDMKKFGGPNKIRQKCRLRQCQLRARLSPVTPSESLPRPRRPPPTQQQPQPSQKLGRIREDEGAVASSAVKEPPEATATPEPLSDEDLPLDPDLYQDFCAGAFDDHGLPWMSDTEESPFLDPALRKRAVKVKHVKRREKKSEKKVMDRKEERYKRHRQKQKHKDKWKHPERADAKDPASLPQCLGPGCVRAAQPGSKYCSDDCGMKLAANRIYEILPQRIQQWQQSPCIAEEHGKKLLERIRREQQSARTRLQEMERRFHELEAIILRAKQQAVREDEESNENDSDDTDLQIFCVSCGHPINPRVALRHMERCYAKYESQTSFGSMYPTRIEGATRLFCDVYNPQSKTYCKRLQVLCPEHSRDPKVPADEVCGCPLVRDVFELTGDFCRLPKRQCNRHYCWEKLRRAEVDLERVRVWYKLDELFEQERNVRTAMTNRAGLLALMLHQTIQHDPLTTDLRSSADR; from the exons ATG GAGGGAGATGGTTCAGACCCAGAGCCTCCAGATGCAGGAGAGGACAGCAAGTCGGAGAATGGGGAAAACGCGCCCATCTACTGCATCTGCCGCAAACCGGACATCAACTGCTTCATGAT CGGGTGTGACAACTGCAATGAGTGGTTCCATGGGGACTGCATCCGGATCACTGAGAAGATGGCCAAGGCCATCCGGGAGTGGTACTGTCGGGAATGCCGAG AGAAGGACCCTAAGCTGGAGATTCGCTATCGGCACAAAAAGTCTCGAGAGCGTGATGGCAATGAGCGTGACGGCAGTGAGCCCCGGGATGAGGGTGGAGGGCGCAAGAGGCCTGTCCCAGATCCAGACCTGCAGCGCCGGGCAGGGTCAGGGACAGGGGTTGGGACCATGCTTGCTCGGGGCTCTGCTTCGCCCCATAAATCTTCTCCACAGCCCTTGGTGGCCACACCCAGCCAG catcaccagcagcagcagcagatcaAAAGGTCAGCGCGAATGTGCGGCGAGTGTGAAGCATGCCGGCGCACTGAGGACTGTGGCCACTGTGACTTCTGCCGAGACATGAAGAAGTTTGGGGGACCCAACAAGATCCGGCAGAAGTGCCGGCTGCGCCAGTGCCAGCTGCGGGCCCGG CTCTCGCCGGTGACGCCTTCAGAATCCCTGCCAAGGCCCCGCCGGCCACCACCCACTCAACAGCAGCCACAGCCATCACAGAAGCTGGGGCGCATCCGTGAAGATGAGGGGGCAGTGGCATCATCAGCAGTTAAGGAGCCACCTGAGGCTACAGCCACACCTGAGCCACTCTCTGACGAGGACCTACCACTGGACCCTGACCTGTACCAGGACTTCTGTGCAGGGGCCTTTGATGACCATGGCCTA CCCTGGATGAGTGACACAGAAGAGTCCCCATTCCTGGACCCTGCCCTACGGAAAAGAGCGGTGAAAGTGAAGCATGTGAAGCGTCGGGAGAAGAAGTCTGAGAAGAAGGTGATGGATAGG AAAGAGGAGCGATACAAGCGTCATCGGCAAAAGCagaaacacaaagacaaatgGAAACACCCAGAGAGGGCTGATGCTAAGGACCCTGCATCATTACCGCAGTGCCTGGGGCCTGGCTGTGTGCGTGCTGCCCAACCCGGCTCCAAGTATTGCTCAGATGACTGTGGCATGAAGCTGGCTGCCAA TCGCATCTATGAGATCCTTCCCCAGCGCATCCAGCAGTGGCAGCAGAGCCCCTGCATTGCTGAGGAACATGGCAAAAAGCTGCTTGAACGTATTCGCCGTGAGCAGCAGAGTGCCCGCACCCGTCTTCAGGAAATGGAGCGCAGATTCCATGAGCTTGAGGCCATCATTCTGCGTGCCAAACAGCAGGCTGTGCGTGAGGATGAGGAG AGCAATGAGAACGACAGTGATGACACAGACCTGCAGATCTTCTGTGTCTCCTGTGGGCACCCCATCAACCCACGTGTTGCCTTGCGCCACATGGAGCGCTGCTATGCCAAG TATGAGAGCCAGACGTCCTTTGGGTCCATGTACCCCACACGCATTGAAGG GGCCACAAGACTCTTCTGTGATGTCTACAATCCTCAGAGCAAAACATACTGTAAGCGGCTCCAGGTGCTATGTCCTGAGCACTCTCGGGATCCCAAA GTGCCAGCTGACGAGGTATGCGGGTGCCCCCTTGTACGTGATGTCTTTGAGCTCACAGGTGATTTCTGCCGCCTGCCCAAGCGTCAGTGCAATCGCCATTACTGCTGGGAGAAGCTGCGGCGTGCTGAAGTGGACTTGGAGCGTGTTCGGGTG TGGTACAAGCTGGATGAGTTGTTCGAACAGGAGCGCAATGTACGCACAGCCATGACAAACCGGGCAGGGTTACTGGCCCTGATGCTGCACCAAACCATTCAGCATGACCCACTCACTACCGACCTGCGCTCCAGTGCCGACCGCTGA
- the Cxxc1 gene encoding CXXC-type zinc finger protein 1 isoform X1: MEGDGSDPEPPDAGEDSKSENGENAPIYCICRKPDINCFMIGCDNCNEWFHGDCIRITEKMAKAIREWYCRECREKDPKLEIRYRHKKSRERDGNERDGSEPRDEGGGRKRPVPDPDLQRRAGSGTGVGTMLARGSASPHKSSPQPLVATPSQHHQQQQQIKRSARMCGECEACRRTEDCGHCDFCRDMKKFGGPNKIRQKCRLRQCQLRARESYKYFPSSLSPVTPSESLPRPRRPPPTQQQPQPSQKLGRIREDEGAVASSAVKEPPEATATPEPLSDEDLPLDPDLYQDFCAGAFDDHGLPWMSDTEESPFLDPALRKRAVKVKHVKRREKKSEKKVMDRKEERYKRHRQKQKHKDKWKHPERADAKDPASLPQCLGPGCVRAAQPGSKYCSDDCGMKLAANRIYEILPQRIQQWQQSPCIAEEHGKKLLERIRREQQSARTRLQEMERRFHELEAIILRAKQQAVREDEESNENDSDDTDLQIFCVSCGHPINPRVALRHMERCYAKYESQTSFGSMYPTRIEGATRLFCDVYNPQSKTYCKRLQVLCPEHSRDPKVPADEVCGCPLVRDVFELTGDFCRLPKRQCNRHYCWEKLRRAEVDLERVRVWYKLDELFEQERNVRTAMTNRAGLLALMLHQTIQHDPLTTDLRSSADR; this comes from the exons ATG GAGGGAGATGGTTCAGACCCAGAGCCTCCAGATGCAGGAGAGGACAGCAAGTCGGAGAATGGGGAAAACGCGCCCATCTACTGCATCTGCCGCAAACCGGACATCAACTGCTTCATGAT CGGGTGTGACAACTGCAATGAGTGGTTCCATGGGGACTGCATCCGGATCACTGAGAAGATGGCCAAGGCCATCCGGGAGTGGTACTGTCGGGAATGCCGAG AGAAGGACCCTAAGCTGGAGATTCGCTATCGGCACAAAAAGTCTCGAGAGCGTGATGGCAATGAGCGTGACGGCAGTGAGCCCCGGGATGAGGGTGGAGGGCGCAAGAGGCCTGTCCCAGATCCAGACCTGCAGCGCCGGGCAGGGTCAGGGACAGGGGTTGGGACCATGCTTGCTCGGGGCTCTGCTTCGCCCCATAAATCTTCTCCACAGCCCTTGGTGGCCACACCCAGCCAG catcaccagcagcagcagcagatcaAAAGGTCAGCGCGAATGTGCGGCGAGTGTGAAGCATGCCGGCGCACTGAGGACTGTGGCCACTGTGACTTCTGCCGAGACATGAAGAAGTTTGGGGGACCCAACAAGATCCGGCAGAAGTGCCGGCTGCGCCAGTGCCAGCTGCGGGCCCGG GAATCGTACAAGTACTTCCCTTCCTCG CTCTCGCCGGTGACGCCTTCAGAATCCCTGCCAAGGCCCCGCCGGCCACCACCCACTCAACAGCAGCCACAGCCATCACAGAAGCTGGGGCGCATCCGTGAAGATGAGGGGGCAGTGGCATCATCAGCAGTTAAGGAGCCACCTGAGGCTACAGCCACACCTGAGCCACTCTCTGACGAGGACCTACCACTGGACCCTGACCTGTACCAGGACTTCTGTGCAGGGGCCTTTGATGACCATGGCCTA CCCTGGATGAGTGACACAGAAGAGTCCCCATTCCTGGACCCTGCCCTACGGAAAAGAGCGGTGAAAGTGAAGCATGTGAAGCGTCGGGAGAAGAAGTCTGAGAAGAAGGTGATGGATAGG AAAGAGGAGCGATACAAGCGTCATCGGCAAAAGCagaaacacaaagacaaatgGAAACACCCAGAGAGGGCTGATGCTAAGGACCCTGCATCATTACCGCAGTGCCTGGGGCCTGGCTGTGTGCGTGCTGCCCAACCCGGCTCCAAGTATTGCTCAGATGACTGTGGCATGAAGCTGGCTGCCAA TCGCATCTATGAGATCCTTCCCCAGCGCATCCAGCAGTGGCAGCAGAGCCCCTGCATTGCTGAGGAACATGGCAAAAAGCTGCTTGAACGTATTCGCCGTGAGCAGCAGAGTGCCCGCACCCGTCTTCAGGAAATGGAGCGCAGATTCCATGAGCTTGAGGCCATCATTCTGCGTGCCAAACAGCAGGCTGTGCGTGAGGATGAGGAG AGCAATGAGAACGACAGTGATGACACAGACCTGCAGATCTTCTGTGTCTCCTGTGGGCACCCCATCAACCCACGTGTTGCCTTGCGCCACATGGAGCGCTGCTATGCCAAG TATGAGAGCCAGACGTCCTTTGGGTCCATGTACCCCACACGCATTGAAGG GGCCACAAGACTCTTCTGTGATGTCTACAATCCTCAGAGCAAAACATACTGTAAGCGGCTCCAGGTGCTATGTCCTGAGCACTCTCGGGATCCCAAA GTGCCAGCTGACGAGGTATGCGGGTGCCCCCTTGTACGTGATGTCTTTGAGCTCACAGGTGATTTCTGCCGCCTGCCCAAGCGTCAGTGCAATCGCCATTACTGCTGGGAGAAGCTGCGGCGTGCTGAAGTGGACTTGGAGCGTGTTCGGGTG TGGTACAAGCTGGATGAGTTGTTCGAACAGGAGCGCAATGTACGCACAGCCATGACAAACCGGGCAGGGTTACTGGCCCTGATGCTGCACCAAACCATTCAGCATGACCCACTCACTACCGACCTGCGCTCCAGTGCCGACCGCTGA